Genomic window (Aquimarina sp. BL5):
TACAATATAAGAACCTTAATACTAAACAATTATTAGATGCTTTTCCCCTTTCTAGCACATATGTCTTTGAACATATTTATGCTAACTATAATGGTGATAAACGTGCGCTCGATGATGATTTGATTCGATACTTGGGATTACAAGCGGTTCAATTTCCAACAAATGAGCAAATGGTTTACGATTCTGGAGAGAATATAAAAAATAAATTGAAAGGCATCATAAGCAGGTATCGTTTTTAGCGGTAAAAAACAAAGTAAGAAAAAGGCTGTAAACTTAGATTTACAGCCTTTTTTTATAATGTACGATATCGTGTATTAAACAAACTGATGCAAAACCTGAGGAGTAATTGCGCTGTGCGATGCATGATGAACGGCTACCCCATTACGAATCACAATAAACTGTGGAGATTCATGGTATACCTGAAATTTTGCAGATATTTCTGAGGAAATATCTCGATAATTTAACAAATCAAGATAATAAAGATCTATTTGATTTTCTGTAATATCAAAACTACTTTCAAAATTTTTGATCACCATTCTACTTATTCCACATCTTGTAGAATGCTTAAATATTGCCTGAGTTTTAGTACTCGAAGCATCAGCAATTTGGTCTAATTGCTCCAAAGATTTTAGTTCTTGCCAAGGCAATGCCTGTTTTTCTTCTTTAGGTTCTTTGCCTTCTGATCCAAATATTTTTCCAAATAATCCCATAAAATCAATTTTCTAACCGTAAAGGTCGGATAAAAACAATAATAATTACATTTTTATTTAGCTCTTTTTCATGTAAATCTCCCAAAGGCGATTATTACTATAAGATCTATGGATAAATTTAGTTTTTTACAAACTTATAAGAGAAGTTAGTTGCTTTATCTCTTAGTAAATAAAGTCCTCTTATGAGTTCCGAAACATTAATTTCCTCCTGATTATCAGAAGTATGAAATTGTTTCACTACTCTTCCGGTAATATCAATAATACTAAATTCTTGATTGGTTTTAAGTCCCTTAATAAAAAGTGAATTCTGTACTGGGTTAGGGTAAATATTTACTTGATCTTTATTAAAATCATCAATAGACAATGTGGACAATGAAAATTCTATACTATTCAGATTGAATAAAAATCCTGTGCCTCCACTATAAACCAATCGAATGTTTTGCGTTCCTGAAGTAAGATTAATACTTGTATTAATTGTTTGCCATGTTTGCCACCCACCTGTATTAGTAACATTAATATTTCCTAAAGAAGTACCATTACTCAAAATAGTAATCGTACCACCTTGCGAGGCTGAAGCGACTCTTAAAGAAATGGTATACGTTCCTGTGGCTTCTATAGAACTTTGATATTCTGTATAATCCTCATTTTCTATATAACCTATATTCATACCTCCTCCGGTATCGGCAGTATCTTCTCTTTGAACACCTTGTTGTAATGTATATTCTTCTGCTTGAATAACACCAGGTAATTCGTGAACTATTGTACAGGTATTTAAATTATCTACAGGACAAGCATCATCAGCATTAATAACATATCCTGATGGTTGCGTACAAGCAGATTGTGGATTATTTAAATCTCCAAGGCCATCACTATCTACATCGGCATACCACGTAGAAGGTGTAGTACAAGATTCACAAGTTTCTCCTGGCAATCCATAACAACCCGAACCTGTTGGTCCTAGCGCAGGATCCCACAAAATTCCGGCTACCCATCTTTCACCTCCATTTTCATAAGCACCAACATCTGGATTTGCTCCAATAAAACCATCTGTAATCCCGGTTATTACACGACCTTGATCTATTGGACTTGATCCATCTTCTAAATAAAAGTTTCCTGTAGTAGGGTTCTCAAAAGAAGAAGGATCGGTAATCAAATTATTTTGCTTATCAGATTGTGGTTCCCATTCACCTTTGAACCCTAGATTATTCCAAACCTTTACATTGGTAAAAGAAGTTCCTTCTTTATGCCAGGCTCCCATTTCGTCAGAATTATTATAAAAAGTATTATTAAAAACATCTATATCTTTCCCATCCCAATTAATCTGAACACCTGCCCACTCTGTATTCCAAACTACATTATGATGAACAGAAAATGCTTCTGCATCATTATCTAAATAAATACCAGCCGCTTTTCTCTTAGAACCTCTGGATGCTGTATCGTGAAACCAATTATGATGTATTTCCGTATTTTGTGGTCCTCCTACCGTGTAAAAAGTTCCACAATCATCAGCTATCAAATTACTTTTATACACATCATTATAAGCAATTTCACAACGATTTCCATTATAATTGATACCATCTCTACCACCATTAAATATAGTATTCCTCAAAATTTTATTATCAGTACCTCCTCTAGCCACCAAAGGAGCATCATAAGATCCTAAATAATTAAAATCGTGGATGTAATTATTTTTTAACTCATTAAAACTACCTCCTAAACGTACTCCTGTTGCAGCACTAAAAGCAATTTCACATTTTTCAATACTATTTCTTGTACCATTTACTTCGACACTCGGTTTTCCTGCATTAAAACCTCTAAAAATTCCTTGAGTATGATTTCCATAAAACGATGAAATTCCATAAAGTACATTATTATTAGAATTCGTCTTTAACTCGATAGCACCGCCGAAAACAGCAAGGTTTCTAACCTCTATATAACTTCTTCCATTAAGATCTATAGTTATTTCCCTCTTCCTCATACTCACCACTCCATCCTGAGGAGCAGTTCCATTAGGCAACTGTACAAACAATTCTTTTGTATTCTTATCAAACCACCATTCGTTTTGATAATCCAAAGCTGCTTTAACACCTTCTAGATAAAAATCTCCTCCATCTGCAGGAGCGTGAAACGTTCTGATCCAATTTGGATTTTTGTCTAGCGCAAAATTAACTCTTCCAGATGTGCTGCTAGTTATAAAAGCTTTCCAAGCAATCCAACCCGAACCTGGTTTATCCCCATAAAAGAAGACCGAACCACCGGTCCAATCAATAGCAGGAATTTCTGAAGAAGTTAGAAAAGCATTATTTATAACATTACCCGCACTACCTCCATCATTACGTTTCGAATTCAAAGTAAATGGCTTTCCGTCCTCATTATTAGGCCAGCGAGCTAAATCTAAAGCAACACTACCGTTTAAAACAAAGTTTTCTTGTCCCAAATCCCAATCTACCGTTGTCTTGTATATAGCTCCGCCATCCTGAGACCAACCAGACAAGGCTTCCATTGCTGTAATAATTACCTTCTCTCCCACATAAGATTGGAAGATTATAGGGTTTCCTGCAGTTCCAGAATTCGCAGGACGTAATGTTTCTTCATACGTTCCTTCTCTAATATATACAACATCACCTGCCACTGCAACGGATGCTGCTTTATTTATGGTAAGGTATGGTTCATCGATAGAACCGGAATTATTATCATTTCCTGTTTTTGATACATAAATGTCTTTCGCAAAGACGTTTCCACATATACATAACGCCGTGAGCATCAATACTCTTGAAAATTGCTTTAAAAAAATCATTTGAAGAAGCTTTAATTTGAGGATTTAGTAATTATAAAAGACTAAAAAGTTGAGTTAATAAGGTATGAAGGTATTACATAAAGATCTAGACCTCATCTCAAAATAGAATCCGTTCATATTCGATGAGGATCTGTTATAAAAACACAATAATTCGTAAATTGTTTTGGACAACCAAAATTATTTATAAAAACACTCTTATATATCTACGGTTGCCTTTTGTAAAATTGAATATCTTTATAATACACTAGCAACCTACCATATAGTTTTCTAGACAAAAAGTCAGCAAAACCGATATATTCAAAAGACATTTTGACACTATATCGCTATGGGAACACTATTTGTTCTATAGTGTACGAATACAAAATGAAATGAAACATGAACTTTAATAATTTCACTATAAAATCACAAGAGGCCATCCAGCAAGCACAATTACTTGCTCAAGAGTATGGTCATCAACAAATAGAAAATGAACATATTTTCAAAGCTATATTCAGTGTAGATGAAAATGTGCTCCCCTTTATTTTAAAAAAGCTTAATGTAAATATCAATATCTTACAACAAGTACTGGATAGTACCTTAGAGAGTTATCCGAAAGTAAGCGGTGGAGAGTTACAATTATCTCGTGAAGCTGGAAAATCATTAAACGAAGCTAGTATTATTGCCAAAAAAATGGATGATGAATTTGTATCCATTGAACACCTTATAATAGCTATTTTCAAATCTAAAAGTAAAATTGGTCAAATTCTAAAGGATCAAGGAGTTACTGAAAAACACCTTAAAGAAGTAATCAATGAAATACGTAAAGGAGAAAGAGTAACTTCTCAAAGTGCAGAAGAAACCTATCAATCTCTAAGTAAATATGCCAAAAATCTTAACGAACTTGCAGAAAATGGTAAACTGGATCCAGTGATTGGTCGTGATGAAGAAATTCGTAGGATTTTACAAATCCTGTCTCGTCGTACTAAAAACAATCCCATGCTGGTTGGAGAACCTGGTACTGGTAAAACCGCAATTGCCGA
Coding sequences:
- the ytxJ gene encoding bacillithiol system redox-active protein YtxJ, encoding MGLFGKIFGSEGKEPKEEKQALPWQELKSLEQLDQIADASSTKTQAIFKHSTRCGISRMVIKNFESSFDITENQIDLYYLDLLNYRDISSEISAKFQVYHESPQFIVIRNGVAVHHASHSAITPQVLHQFV
- a CDS encoding carbohydrate-binding protein — translated: MIFLKQFSRVLMLTALCICGNVFAKDIYVSKTGNDNNSGSIDEPYLTINKAASVAVAGDVVYIREGTYEETLRPANSGTAGNPIIFQSYVGEKVIITAMEALSGWSQDGGAIYKTTVDWDLGQENFVLNGSVALDLARWPNNEDGKPFTLNSKRNDGGSAGNVINNAFLTSSEIPAIDWTGGSVFFYGDKPGSGWIAWKAFITSSTSGRVNFALDKNPNWIRTFHAPADGGDFYLEGVKAALDYQNEWWFDKNTKELFVQLPNGTAPQDGVVSMRKREITIDLNGRSYIEVRNLAVFGGAIELKTNSNNNVLYGISSFYGNHTQGIFRGFNAGKPSVEVNGTRNSIEKCEIAFSAATGVRLGGSFNELKNNYIHDFNYLGSYDAPLVARGGTDNKILRNTIFNGGRDGINYNGNRCEIAYNDVYKSNLIADDCGTFYTVGGPQNTEIHHNWFHDTASRGSKRKAAGIYLDNDAEAFSVHHNVVWNTEWAGVQINWDGKDIDVFNNTFYNNSDEMGAWHKEGTSFTNVKVWNNLGFKGEWEPQSDKQNNLITDPSSFENPTTGNFYLEDGSSPIDQGRVITGITDGFIGANPDVGAYENGGERWVAGILWDPALGPTGSGCYGLPGETCESCTTPSTWYADVDSDGLGDLNNPQSACTQPSGYVINADDACPVDNLNTCTIVHELPGVIQAEEYTLQQGVQREDTADTGGGMNIGYIENEDYTEYQSSIEATGTYTISLRVASASQGGTITILSNGTSLGNINVTNTGGWQTWQTINTSINLTSGTQNIRLVYSGGTGFLFNLNSIEFSLSTLSIDDFNKDQVNIYPNPVQNSLFIKGLKTNQEFSIIDITGRVVKQFHTSDNQEEINVSELIRGLYLLRDKATNFSYKFVKN